Proteins encoded in a region of the Pocillopora verrucosa isolate sample1 chromosome 11, ASM3666991v2, whole genome shotgun sequence genome:
- the LOC136284231 gene encoding uncharacterized protein has product MPQCFKTTYPKTRVILDCTEIKVQRPSSKVLNSEFYSAYKSHTTLKCLMGIAPHGAVTFVSSLYQGSISDKEITRRSGILSLIEEGNEVMADKGFLIQDLLQPKKATVTIPPFLSKTKSLQFTSKEVTETQQIARLRIHVEQAIRRIKEYQIFEKVLPLSLAGSVNQIWTICCLLTNFRGPLY; this is encoded by the coding sequence ATGCCTCAGTGCTTCAAAACCACATACCCTAAAACAAGGGTTATTCTAGACTGCACTGAGATCAAAGTCCAAAGGCCTAGCTCTAAGGTTCTGAACTCAGAATTTTACTCTGCATACAAGTCGCATACCACCCTTAAATGCCTCATGGGAATAGCTCCTCATGGTGCAGTAACATTTGTAAGTTCTTTATATCAGGGAAGTATATCAGACAAAGAGATAACAAGGCGTAGTGGAATTTTGTCACTTATCGAAGAAGGAAACGAGGTCATGGCAGATAAGGGTTTTCTGATTCAAGATTTATTACAACCCAAAAAAGCTACAGTGACAATCCCTCCTTTCCTGTCTAAGACAAAGTCTTTGCAGTTCACCTCAAAAGAAGTAACAGAAACACAACAAATTGCCCGCCTCCGTATTCACGTCGAGCAAGCAATCAGACGAATCAAAGAAtaccaaatttttgaaaaagttttgcCACTTTCGTTGGCTGGTTCAGTAAACCAAATATGGACAATTTGCTGCCTTCTTACAAACTTTAGAGGGCCACTATATTGA